One Thalassotalea atypica DNA window includes the following coding sequences:
- the recG gene encoding ATP-dependent DNA helicase RecG → MSSRATEGLTNLAQLPISALKGVGPSMVEKFAKLSLHSVQDLLFHLPLRYEDRTRITAIRDLIPGVYTNIIGQVTNSQVIQGRRRMLVVTINDGSGSLDLRFFHFTAAQKNNLSIGTEVRCYGEIQRGPRSFQIVHPEYKQLDNDHALTPVEETLTPVYPTTDGLRQLTLRNISEQALKRLSMGSVQELLPAEFVNEPFTLAEALAIIHRPPPETSTTQIEEGKHPAQLRLIKEELLAQNLSMLKLRASTEKDFAVSFKVDQQLNKQFLDSLPFSPTNAQARVVEEIRKDLQKETPMMRLVQGDVGSGKTLVAALAAITAISQGYQVALMAPTEILAEQHAINFQKWFEPLEFNVGWLAGKTKAKARAIALEQMANGNIQLAVGTHALFQEQVSFKNLALIIIDEQHRFGVHQRLSLREKGNISGKHPHQLIMTATPIPRTLAMTAYADLDTSVIDELPPGRTPIKTIALPDTRRDDVIERIREGCTNDNRQAYWVCTLIEESEVLQCQAAEDTATYLQAQLPELNIGLVHGRMKAAEKQQVMEAFKSAELHLLVATTVIEVGVDVPNSSLMVIENPERLGLAQLHQLRGRVGRGAVASHCVLMYKTPLTKTATKRLAVLRESNDGFVIAQKDLEIRGPGELLGTRQTGLAELKIADLVRDAALVPEVQQHAYQLWKKYPEQALLLIDRWLGSKEKYSNA, encoded by the coding sequence ATGAGCAGTAGAGCAACGGAAGGACTCACCAATCTAGCGCAGTTACCTATTTCTGCGCTTAAAGGCGTTGGCCCAAGCATGGTCGAGAAGTTTGCCAAACTCAGTTTACACTCTGTTCAAGATTTACTGTTTCATTTACCCCTTCGATATGAAGACAGAACACGAATTACCGCAATTCGTGACTTAATTCCCGGTGTTTATACCAACATTATTGGACAAGTGACCAACAGCCAAGTGATACAAGGTCGACGTCGAATGCTGGTCGTTACGATAAATGATGGATCAGGCTCGCTTGATTTACGTTTCTTTCATTTTACGGCCGCTCAAAAGAACAACTTGTCCATCGGGACTGAAGTCCGTTGCTATGGTGAAATACAACGCGGCCCTCGTAGTTTTCAAATTGTACACCCCGAATATAAACAACTGGACAACGACCATGCTTTAACGCCTGTTGAAGAAACACTAACGCCTGTTTACCCGACGACTGATGGCCTAAGGCAGCTCACTTTAAGAAATATTTCTGAGCAAGCACTAAAACGATTATCCATGGGCTCTGTGCAAGAATTACTTCCTGCAGAGTTTGTTAATGAACCTTTTACCTTAGCTGAAGCGTTGGCGATTATTCATCGACCACCACCAGAAACATCAACCACACAAATTGAAGAAGGCAAACACCCTGCTCAACTCCGTTTGATTAAAGAAGAATTGTTAGCGCAAAACCTAAGCATGTTAAAGCTACGCGCCTCAACAGAGAAAGATTTCGCGGTTAGTTTTAAAGTAGATCAGCAGCTCAACAAGCAATTTTTGGACAGCTTGCCATTTTCACCCACTAACGCACAAGCAAGAGTCGTTGAAGAAATTAGAAAGGATCTGCAAAAAGAAACACCGATGATGCGCTTAGTGCAGGGAGATGTTGGCTCGGGTAAAACCCTAGTGGCTGCACTTGCGGCAATAACGGCTATTAGCCAAGGCTATCAAGTTGCTTTAATGGCGCCGACAGAAATACTGGCAGAGCAACACGCCATTAATTTTCAAAAGTGGTTTGAACCGCTTGAGTTCAATGTTGGCTGGCTTGCAGGTAAGACAAAAGCAAAAGCACGCGCCATTGCCTTAGAACAAATGGCCAATGGTAATATTCAACTCGCCGTAGGCACCCATGCGTTATTTCAAGAGCAAGTTAGCTTTAAAAATTTGGCATTAATTATTATTGATGAACAACACAGGTTTGGCGTTCATCAACGCTTGTCGTTGCGTGAAAAAGGCAATATTTCCGGTAAACACCCACACCAATTGATCATGACGGCAACACCCATTCCTCGTACATTAGCGATGACCGCTTATGCAGACTTGGATACTTCCGTTATCGACGAATTACCGCCGGGCAGAACGCCGATTAAAACCATTGCACTACCTGACACACGACGTGACGATGTTATTGAACGCATTCGTGAAGGCTGTACCAATGATAACCGCCAGGCTTATTGGGTATGTACGCTCATTGAAGAATCAGAAGTATTGCAATGCCAAGCAGCCGAAGACACCGCGACGTACCTACAAGCACAGCTTCCTGAATTAAACATCGGTTTAGTGCATGGCAGAATGAAAGCAGCTGAAAAACAGCAAGTGATGGAAGCGTTTAAATCAGCCGAATTGCATTTATTGGTTGCCACAACCGTAATTGAGGTGGGCGTTGATGTACCAAACTCCAGCTTGATGGTGATTGAAAATCCAGAGCGACTTGGGCTAGCACAGTTACATCAGCTAAGAGGCCGAGTTGGCCGTGGCGCGGTCGCATCACACTGCGTGTTAATGTACAAAACACCACTGACAAAAACTGCCACCAAGCGCCTAGCAGTGCTACGTGAAAGCAATGACGGCTTTGTTATTGCCCAAAAAGATTTAGAAATTCGTGGTCCTGGTGAGCTACTGGGCACCCGTCAAACCGGTTTAGCCGAATTAAAAATTGCTGATTTAGTGAGAGATGCAGCACTTGTACCAGAAGTACAGCAGCATGCTTACCAGCTATGGAAGAAATATCCCGAGCAAGCACTTTTGCTTATCGATCGCTGGCTAGGTAGCAAAGAAAAATATTCGAACGCCTAG
- the trmH gene encoding tRNA (guanosine(18)-2'-O)-methyltransferase TrmH, producing MTPERHQRILEMLNKRQPDLTVCMEGVHKTHNLAAVVRTCDAIGVSDVHAVWKNERMRVSGGSAAGSQNWVDVHNYSSTKDAIKVLKQQNMQVLVTNLSDTAVDFREIDYTKPTAIILGQEKFGASDVAKEMADHDIVIPMVGMVQSLNVSVANAVVLYEAQRQRVAAGLYEKATISEEVRQRMLFEGGHPIFAKVCKTKGLPFPHIDDDGQIVACDDWWKKMQMTQESWQDIDD from the coding sequence ATGACTCCAGAAAGACATCAACGAATCTTAGAGATGCTTAACAAACGCCAACCTGACCTAACCGTTTGTATGGAAGGCGTGCACAAAACTCACAACCTCGCAGCGGTTGTACGTACCTGCGATGCGATAGGCGTGAGCGATGTCCATGCAGTATGGAAAAATGAGCGCATGCGAGTTTCTGGCGGCAGTGCTGCAGGCAGTCAAAACTGGGTTGATGTTCATAACTACTCAAGCACAAAAGATGCGATTAAGGTATTAAAGCAGCAAAACATGCAGGTATTAGTAACAAACTTGTCAGATACAGCAGTCGACTTTAGAGAAATTGATTACACTAAACCAACGGCAATTATTTTAGGCCAAGAAAAATTTGGCGCATCTGATGTTGCTAAAGAAATGGCTGACCATGACATCGTAATTCCTATGGTTGGCATGGTGCAATCTCTTAATGTATCAGTTGCAAATGCAGTCGTTTTATATGAAGCACAGCGACAACGTGTTGCCGCTGGATTATACGAAAAAGCCACCATCAGCGAAGAAGTTCGCCAACGAATGTTATTTGAAGGCGGTCATCCTATTTTCGCTAAAGTTTGTAAAACCAAAGGTTTACCTTTCCCACATATTGATGATGACGGTCAGATCGTCGCCTGTGATGATTGGTGGAAAAAAATGCAGATGACCCAAGAATCATGGCAAGACATCGACGACTAG
- a CDS encoding RidA family protein, producing MMKSIISTENAPGAIGTYSQAVKVSNTVYLSGQIPLIPETMEVIDGGFKEQTEQVFKNLVAVCEAAGGSINDMVKVNIFMTDLSNFSTVNEIMSQYFLEPYPARAAVQVSRLPKDVEIEIDGIMEIPNVA from the coding sequence ATTATGAAAAGTATTATCAGCACAGAAAACGCGCCAGGCGCAATCGGCACCTACAGCCAAGCAGTAAAAGTGTCTAACACTGTTTATTTGTCTGGCCAAATCCCTTTAATTCCAGAAACAATGGAAGTCATTGATGGTGGTTTTAAAGAGCAAACTGAACAAGTATTTAAGAACTTGGTCGCAGTATGCGAAGCAGCAGGTGGCTCAATCAATGATATGGTCAAAGTGAACATATTCATGACTGATTTATCTAATTTTTCGACCGTGAATGAAATCATGAGTCAATATTTTCTAGAGCCGTATCCAGCAAGAGCTGCAGTTCAAGTATCTCGTTTACCGAAAGACGTAGAAATTGAAATCGACGGTATCATGGAGATTCCAAACGTCGCCTAA
- the spoT gene encoding bifunctional GTP diphosphokinase/guanosine-3',5'-bis pyrophosphate 3'-pyrophosphohydrolase yields MYLFEPLKEYVSSYLSKVQIDLLKKAYVVAHDAHDGQMRSSGDPYITHPVAVALNLAKMHLDHETLMAALLHDVIEDTPVTKEELAELFGNTVAELVEGVSKLDKLKFDNKEEMQAENFRKMVLAMVQDIRVILIKLADRTHNMRTLESLRPEKRRRIARETLEIYAPIANRLGIHDIKNELEVLGFEALYPMRSRALRSAVKQARGNRKEIIQNIQGEIFHRLEESGIQAEVIGREKHLYSIYRKMLNKELMFNEVMDIYAFRVIVGEKIDDCYRALGAVHNLFKPIESRFKDYIAIPKTNGYQSLHTSLIGPHGIPVEIQIRTHDMDQMADKGVAAHWLYKQDGDDSGTTAQMKARRWMQSLLELQQSAGSSFEFIENVKSDLFPEEIYVFTPDGRIIELPMGATAVDFAYAVHTDVGNSCVGVKVDRKPFPLSQPIDSGQTIEVITSPAARPNATWLNFVVTAKARLQIRTYLRSREKTESQALGLRLLSHALGSTKLDDIVQEKIDEVVEETGNKSFDDLLTNIGLGNALSIGIARRLTDEFTEDSDIGDSESSTRAKMPIKGTEGMMVTYSKCCRPIPGDSILAYLSPGKGLIVHQQGCRNIKSQETKLFPVQWDSDIDKEFVAKLRIDIINHKGALAALTNVIARHESNVVALNSGEKDTGLYVIDMEITCRDRIHLADIMRKIKVMVDVQKVIRNK; encoded by the coding sequence GTGTATCTATTTGAACCGTTAAAAGAGTATGTTTCTAGTTATCTATCTAAGGTACAGATAGACTTACTGAAGAAAGCCTATGTTGTTGCTCATGATGCCCATGACGGTCAAATGCGTTCTAGCGGTGATCCGTACATTACACACCCCGTAGCTGTGGCATTGAACCTCGCCAAAATGCACCTTGATCATGAAACACTGATGGCTGCATTACTTCATGATGTAATTGAAGACACTCCTGTTACCAAAGAAGAACTAGCCGAGCTGTTCGGTAATACAGTTGCAGAGCTTGTAGAAGGCGTCAGTAAACTTGATAAATTAAAGTTTGATAACAAAGAAGAAATGCAAGCGGAAAATTTCCGCAAGATGGTACTTGCTATGGTGCAAGACATCCGAGTTATCTTAATTAAACTTGCCGACCGTACCCACAATATGCGAACGCTTGAGTCATTGCGACCTGAAAAACGTCGCCGTATTGCCCGCGAAACTTTAGAAATTTATGCGCCTATTGCCAATCGTTTAGGTATTCATGACATTAAGAATGAACTCGAAGTATTAGGCTTTGAAGCGTTATATCCAATGCGCTCAAGAGCTTTACGTTCAGCCGTCAAACAAGCACGCGGCAACCGTAAAGAAATCATTCAGAATATTCAGGGAGAGATATTCCATCGCCTTGAAGAAAGCGGCATTCAAGCGGAAGTTATTGGTCGAGAGAAACATTTATATTCAATCTACCGTAAAATGTTAAACAAAGAGCTAATGTTTAATGAAGTGATGGATATTTATGCGTTCCGCGTGATCGTCGGTGAAAAAATTGATGATTGTTATCGAGCCCTCGGCGCGGTTCATAATTTATTCAAACCAATTGAATCACGATTTAAAGATTATATTGCCATTCCTAAAACGAACGGTTATCAATCTTTACATACTTCACTAATTGGTCCTCATGGTATTCCCGTCGAAATACAAATCCGTACACATGACATGGACCAAATGGCAGACAAAGGTGTTGCCGCGCACTGGTTATATAAGCAAGATGGCGATGACAGCGGAACCACCGCACAAATGAAAGCGCGTCGTTGGATGCAGAGCTTACTCGAATTACAGCAAAGCGCCGGTAGTTCCTTCGAGTTTATTGAAAACGTAAAATCAGATTTATTTCCCGAAGAAATTTATGTTTTCACTCCTGATGGGCGCATTATTGAATTACCGATGGGTGCAACCGCGGTCGATTTCGCCTACGCAGTCCATACTGACGTCGGGAACTCTTGTGTTGGTGTTAAGGTCGATCGAAAACCTTTCCCGCTAAGTCAGCCGATAGACTCAGGCCAAACCATAGAAGTCATTACCTCGCCGGCCGCACGACCGAATGCCACATGGTTAAACTTTGTGGTGACCGCAAAAGCACGCTTACAAATTAGAACCTATTTACGCTCTCGAGAGAAAACAGAATCTCAAGCATTGGGTTTACGCCTACTCAGTCACGCATTAGGCTCAACAAAACTTGATGATATCGTACAAGAAAAAATTGATGAAGTTGTTGAAGAAACAGGTAATAAGAGCTTTGATGATCTGTTAACCAACATCGGATTGGGTAACGCACTTAGCATTGGTATTGCGCGCCGCCTAACCGATGAATTTACGGAAGACAGTGATATTGGCGATTCAGAGTCGAGCACTCGCGCAAAAATGCCAATCAAAGGCACTGAAGGCATGATGGTCACTTATAGCAAGTGCTGCCGTCCTATTCCTGGCGACAGTATTTTGGCCTATTTAAGCCCAGGCAAAGGGCTTATTGTCCATCAGCAAGGTTGTCGTAATATCAAAAGCCAAGAAACTAAATTATTCCCGGTACAATGGGATAGTGATATAGATAAGGAATTCGTTGCTAAGCTTCGTATAGATATCATTAATCATAAAGGAGCATTGGCTGCATTAACAAACGTTATTGCTAGACATGAATCTAATGTTGTGGCATTAAATTCCGGTGAAAAAGACACCGGGTTATATGTCATCGATATGGAAATTACTTGTCGTGATAGAATACATTTAGCCGACATTATGAGAAAAATTAAAGTTATGGTTGATGTTCAAAAAGTCATTCGTAACAAATAA
- the rpoZ gene encoding DNA-directed RNA polymerase subunit omega, translated as MARVTVEDAVEKIGNRFDLVLVASRRARQIATGGKDPMVEVENDKPTVLALREIEAELITSDVMDDVDRQEQVQQESAELAAVAAIVGGQQG; from the coding sequence ATGGCTCGCGTAACTGTTGAAGATGCAGTAGAAAAAATCGGCAATCGCTTTGACTTGGTGTTAGTTGCATCACGTCGTGCGCGTCAAATTGCCACGGGTGGAAAAGACCCTATGGTAGAAGTTGAAAATGACAAACCAACTGTATTAGCTTTACGTGAGATTGAAGCTGAGCTAATCACCTCGGACGTAATGGATGACGTAGATCGTCAAGAACAAGTACAACAAGAGTCAGCTGAACTGGCTGCTGTTGCTGCAATTGTTGGTGGTCAACAAGGCTAA
- the gmk gene encoding guanylate kinase produces the protein MMATGNLFILSAPSGAGKSSLITALLKSDSARPMQVSVSTTTRAMRPGEVDGQHYHFVDKTTFEKQIKQGAFYEYAEVFGNYYGTSEQAIDDQLAKGIDVFLDIDWQGAQQVRMKKPGVTTIFIAPPSQAELEKRLRGRGQDSEDVIADRMAQAQSECSHYQEFDYIIVNDDFEQATQDLVTIVNNQRLKRSQQTIIHQDLFKDLLAND, from the coding sequence TTGATGGCTACAGGTAACCTTTTTATACTTTCTGCGCCAAGTGGTGCAGGTAAATCGAGCCTGATTACGGCGCTATTAAAAAGTGATTCAGCAAGACCTATGCAAGTGTCTGTTTCAACAACAACCCGAGCGATGCGACCAGGTGAAGTAGACGGCCAACACTATCATTTTGTTGACAAAACAACGTTCGAAAAACAAATTAAGCAAGGTGCTTTTTACGAGTATGCAGAAGTTTTTGGCAATTACTACGGCACCTCTGAACAAGCCATTGACGATCAGTTGGCCAAAGGCATTGATGTGTTTTTGGATATCGATTGGCAAGGTGCACAACAAGTACGCATGAAAAAGCCCGGCGTTACAACGATTTTTATTGCTCCGCCATCTCAAGCGGAACTTGAAAAAAGGTTACGCGGACGAGGCCAAGACAGTGAAGACGTGATAGCAGATAGAATGGCGCAAGCTCAGTCAGAATGTTCACATTATCAAGAGTTTGACTACATCATTGTTAATGATGATTTTGAGCAAGCAACGCAAGATTTAGTGACGATTGTCAACAATCAACGCCTTAAAAGAAGCCAGCAAACAATAATACATCAAGATTTATTCAAAGATCTATTGGCTAATGATTGA
- a CDS encoding amino acid aminotransferase, with amino-acid sequence MFGSLKALPADPILGLLAKYREDANPQKIDLGVGVYKNEAGHTAVLDCVKKAEKYRLDNEDTKVYIGPTGSPLFNDEMAKLIFGNHKVLQDNRTRTVSTPGGTGALRVAAEFIKSCKPGATIWVSNPTWANHTGLFQAAGLTVKTYPYYDYENKSLDFDGMLAALKQVSADDAVLLHACCHNPSGMDLNQEQWQQVADVAKSVGFLPVVDMAYQGFGDGLDEDAYGLRLMANSVEEMIVCSSCSKNFGLYRDRIGATTIIGKSSAAVDIAYSVLLYVIRVIYSMPPAHGAALVETILSSDELRHEWYNELSEMRDRINGNRRLIVDKLKENGVTRNFDFITEQKGMFSFLGITPEQVQQLQDEYAIYMVGSSRMSIAGIANSNVDYLAQSIAKVL; translated from the coding sequence ATGTTTGGTAGCTTAAAGGCGTTGCCTGCCGATCCTATTCTAGGACTATTGGCTAAATATCGAGAAGATGCAAACCCACAAAAAATCGATTTAGGTGTGGGTGTTTATAAAAATGAAGCTGGTCACACAGCAGTACTCGATTGTGTGAAAAAAGCAGAGAAATACCGTCTCGATAATGAAGATACCAAGGTTTACATTGGCCCAACCGGCTCACCATTATTTAATGATGAAATGGCAAAGCTTATCTTCGGCAACCATAAAGTACTACAAGACAATCGCACTCGCACCGTATCAACTCCTGGCGGTACTGGTGCATTACGAGTTGCAGCAGAATTTATCAAATCATGTAAACCAGGCGCCACGATTTGGGTCAGTAATCCCACTTGGGCTAATCACACAGGTTTATTCCAAGCAGCAGGTTTAACCGTTAAAACCTACCCTTATTATGATTACGAAAATAAGTCGTTAGACTTTGATGGTATGTTAGCAGCACTGAAACAAGTCAGTGCGGACGATGCGGTTTTACTTCACGCTTGTTGTCATAACCCAAGTGGTATGGACCTAAATCAAGAACAGTGGCAACAAGTAGCTGATGTTGCTAAGTCAGTCGGCTTTCTACCGGTTGTCGATATGGCATATCAAGGTTTTGGCGATGGATTAGACGAAGACGCTTACGGCCTACGTTTAATGGCCAACAGTGTTGAAGAAATGATCGTTTGTAGTTCTTGTTCGAAGAACTTTGGCTTATACCGTGACCGTATTGGCGCAACGACTATTATTGGTAAGTCATCTGCCGCTGTAGATATTGCCTATTCAGTATTACTTTACGTAATTCGTGTAATTTATTCGATGCCGCCAGCACATGGCGCTGCATTAGTAGAAACCATCTTGAGCTCTGACGAATTACGCCACGAATGGTATAACGAATTAAGCGAAATGCGCGATCGCATTAACGGCAATCGACGATTAATTGTAGATAAGTTAAAAGAGAACGGCGTTACCCGTAACTTTGATTTCATCACTGAACAAAAAGGTATGTTCTCTTTCTTGGGTATTACCCCTGAGCAAGTACAACAACTACAAGACGAATATGCTATTTACATGGTCGGTTCAAGCCGAATGAGCATTGCAGGCATTGCAAACAGCAATGTCGATTACTTAGCGCAATCTATTGCCAAAGTACTTTAA